From the Saccharomycodes ludwigii strain NBRC 1722 chromosome I, whole genome shotgun sequence genome, one window contains:
- the BLM10 gene encoding proteasome activator BLM10 (similar to Saccharomyces cerevisiae YFL007W | BLM10 | BLeoMycin resistance) — protein MNNGDQLKTPIPLRKKIASDIRLNYLTQRPSSTCSSNVQTSINNNGTKKAKCFEQTCNNYDEDNKSVPKARSATPAKNDATLFNGMDSEELIKKRLANYSLDFVDDHDLYLKNVYDSNSKWFSRDVKPDFLIEKCLPYPIENYKDQAKYLCHILVNLYIAIQSFDIQGLLAISSKDLCEFKAGLDALALDTDMFKLSAEDGEMNDINTFDEEDDEFEEDENEYIDTSGPDFNATGKITATSATIINVNHWTNELRNCLHFDFPLTLRKSLAKVYYHLALVRGQKIFRQMHVDMFESLVMKDDEGTNFTSLLLSSGLKLDYRPLLEFLQEFFPTAESDYIRYHVSNKSDLQLFRLLLKHAHNSKVFYDQDDEKALSTVVQNLISSYAPSTVSIVSPIITSFIPYYYQTNSNITDFFPFVFSIWTSSNANTVIDTHSYDFVGCVSEDAYINLLTQESPRLLVKSGLTFGNFGLLTEQQMKFLFNRVQNHLRNDFQIYSFSRTVRPFIYSINGSDFGSFFNYLEALLKSVETFIHPSNTGNWTKICAKFIHAFIKMYHQRAKLEEDPKSSFRSELKLNNKTHENMVKIFLKLLNIGSLNKSSDMANYYISSFAYLLDLSPPNKSLILDNILIDVYESLTDQYVHSIHRTYSALKKFTRVVRYMVMDDLYRVHVTNILSMMVSKLDHNDILLTSNLINGIVSIASFIPFENFTKADEYFTFESHTLPFIQEHLYYLKEGNNSSVEFNYNKEVLDVAFRASTTVFENVLKVYLDKVFLFVDADFDSSIISKINQTSMIMIESMSDDVFMYFFGAFEKLLWDSSYIREKEPNYELLSITIGAIIKRDNRLARKLFQNLAVQITQELDRGAGSIRSSTEIQHRDVRLVAYISCLCELLRQAHESLLTFKRELISLLHTIYDSITNPPIDIITSLLVHNVLTSLTTTEVIENRLIPKDSDLNCYERWGGLQFDSRKFSKKNLTFDWHVPTSAEIDLAIEILEDFSDYAIEYIQKLITDPQPSNKKTDLFKKCILILTHVLSGASLLFDPDYNKEKTKYQIDDKYNSKLLLLKNLRENELDGHAIDIDIEPIKQDKDLTPFEDNGSLTDVEIDGSKLNEIQMATDKEMDGADDVLMEYEGGQSEIPSGLATPIPHEEDGANHNSIMSSEITFRELNIFRFNYFFGNTRTEKLGDLRYLKVHKLRADVGNFFHKIYLYLSSNYDNNTQIFQIFLHGLKVWFADVGQETIFSEDASSFLELEFLENIQSLAHVNEPYTRTFFGARVNAFHQSRVLLNSTNRVPSKLEKLLLKDIIHLSMSIYPDIFKPAQGCMVHTIKQLIGSYQIVITKILSSFEEALQNKSYKKISVILQVLNIKKINRKLFTDYNNLSKIFKLLCEASTISDDDISSLADELLNNLGSCFKIPSSVCLMDHDQLECINPGDDSISLQVSVVRKAKDKKRRDYISKLIELNKELIDKLNNSSNLNWRITLNLIKIITRLEASLELPINDSSLLSIFKMCDGKHPDLLHSSLKSVIKIIDKISLMSAYQYNLNNAFDPKFRKQFTVSVGTKRDFSAVFQKEMNNFKCPNYFIDNIAYVGWLCWGQNMDVVETSKQIEWKLNNENDKILRDFGSLLTKKWLRNVLNILIKDNETKSYFISSDVELFVIIIHLINAGYCCPSLVDDALTYEFILETCDSIFDKNDKASMIMSIEIMCALIAADKFTTEKNVIKRDTFMDRFLTRILDHELNQDSMEVLNIAVWWIPMNVDIRRCPVFYEKFSSVENLLDVNSDASADQSSKLNLLRQIISTLGWRSPDLDKLVGSLIFNHPYDQVRRSIAFMYSTILRARINLSMDGYQELLDYERSSDREQEQKNSGLGRPTLCMPDFFARMFTTTFERIDFEFNKVKHMLPQDVLKTDYYYMSSTMIDLISSLLASPSKVFLISYLKEYIGPFFSKLDSMKDVCKLANIDPGALYMTFAYLPIRKEYIESVVSLIDDKSLFQGSHGLRLQLTFFESIFSNNLFTLGENEKKKILKFVVLNLYDSNSIEVRLRASDVLSGIVHNIMDKGIVNELTEKFTNDLVSKKNNKIKDYLKGNKSDEIKIHGSIIGLGGIISAYPYVFPLPKWIPAKLSILSSWAKANGICGNAAKDIISEFKKVRSDTWHLDREHFTTDELEDLEGVLWRSYYA, from the coding sequence ATGAATAACGGAGACCAATTAAAAACACCAATTCCGTTGCGTAAGAAAATTGCGTCTGATATAAGATTGAATTACCTTACTCAACGTCCTTCTTCTACATGTTCTTCAAATGTTCAAACCTCtatcaataacaatggAACCAAAAAGGCAAAATGTTTTGAACAAACTTGCAATAATTATGATGAAGATAATAAGTCTGTCCCAAAAGCTCGCAGTGCAACACCAGCAAAAAACGATGCCACATTATTTAATGGAATGGATTCTGAAGAactaattaaaaagagaTTAGCCAATTATTCTCTTGATTTTGTAGATGATCATGACCTATATCTGAAAAATGTGTATGATTCAAACTCTAAATGGTTTTCCAGAGATGTTAAACCcgattttttaattgaaaagtGTTTACCATATCCAATCGAAAACTATAAAGATCaagcaaaatatttatgtCATATCTTGGTTAATTTATACATTGCTATTCAATCTTTTGACATCCAGGGACTATTAGCCATATCCAGCAAAGATTTGTGTGAATTTAAAGCTGGTCTCGATGCATTGGCATTAGACACAGATATGTTCAAGTTAAGTGCTGAAGATGGTGAAATGAATGATATCAATACCTTTGACGAAGAAGACGATGAATTTGAAGAGGACGaaaatgaatatattgATACTTCTGGTCCTGATTTCAATGCTACCGGCAAAATCACTGCCACTTCAGCCACTATTATCAACGTCAACCATTGGACCAATGAACTAAGAAATTGCTTGCATTTTGATTTTCCTTTAACTCTAAGAAAATCTTTGGCAAAGGTCTATTACCACTTGGCTTTGGTTAGGggacaaaaaatatttagacAAATGCATGTAGATATGTTTGAATCATTGGTCATGAAGGATGATGAGGGAACTAATTTTACCTCTTTGCTACTTAGTTCTGGCCTAAAATTGGATTATAGACCCTTGTTGGAATTTTTGCAAGAATTCTTTCCCACAGCGGAATCTGATTACATCAGATACCATGTTAGTAATAAATCAGACTTACAACTTTTCAGGTTGCTTTTAAAGCATGCTCACAACTCCAAAGTATTTTACGACCAAGATGATGAAAAGGCTTTGTCAACTGTTGtacaaaatttaatatcGAGTTATGCACCTTCTACGGTGTCTATTGTTTCACCAATAATTACATCCTTTATTCCATACTATTACCAGACTAATTCGAATATTACCGACTTCTTCCCGTTTGTTTTTAGCATCTGGACTTCTTCGAATGCTAATACTGTGATAGATACCCATTCATATGACTTTGTTGGTTGTGTTTCAGAGGATGCTTACATAAACTTACTTACCCAGGAATCTCCTAGATTGTTGGTGAAAAGTGGTTTGACTTTTGGCAACTTTGGTTTGTTAACAGAACAGCAAAtgaaatttttattcaacaGGGTACAAAACCACTTAAGAAATGATTTCCaaatatattcattttcaaGGACCGTCCGgccatttatttattccatTAATGGTTCTGATTTTggttcttttttcaattatcTTGAAGCGTTGCTGAAATCTGTAGAAACGTTTATCCACCCTTCAAATACTGGTAATTGGACCAAAATCTGTGCCAAGTTTATTCAtgcttttattaaaatgtaCCACCAAAGAGCTAAATTAGAGGAAGACCCAAAATCTAGTTTTAGAAGtgaattgaaattaaataataaaactcATGAAAATATggttaaaatatttttaaaattactaAATATTGGctctttaaataaaagctCTGATATggcaaattattatatctcCAGCTTTGCCTATTTGTTAGATTTGAGTCCACCAAATAAGAGCTTAATTCTAGATAACATCTTGATAGACGTTTATGAATCATTAACAGACCAATATGTGCATTCTATCCATCGGACATATTCGGccttgaaaaaatttaccaGAGTTGTTCGTTATATGGTAATGGATGATTTATATAGAGTCCATGTAACCAATATTTTGTCTATGATGGTTAGTAAGTTAGATCATAACGATATTTTGTTAACGagtaatttaattaatggTATTGTGTCAATAGCATCTTTTATTCCCTTCGAAAATTTTACCAAAGCAGACGAGTATTTTACCTTCGAATCTCATACACTTCCTTTTATTCAAGAacatttgtattatttgaaaGAAGGAAATAATTCTTCAGTGGAgtttaattataataagGAAGTTTTGGATGTTGCCTTTAGAGCTTCTACAACCGTCTttgaaaatgttttaaaggTTTATTTGGATaaggtttttttatttgttgatgCTGATTTTGACTCCAGtattatttccaaaataaaCCAAACTTCAATGATTATGATAGAATCTATGTCAGATGATGTTTTTATGTATTTCTTTGGTgcatttgaaaaattattgtgGGATTCAAGTTATATCAGAGAAAAGGAGCCAAACTATGAGTTGCTTAGTATTACTATAGGGGCTATAATCAAGAGGGATAACAGATTGGCAAGGAAattatttcaaaacttAGCCGTGCAAATCACACAAGAATTGGATAGGGGCGCTGGGTCTATTAGAAGCTCGACTGAAATTCAACATAGGGATGTTAGACTAGTAGCTTATATTAGCTGTTTATGTGAATTGCTAAGACAAGCTCATGAAAGTTTGTTAACGTTTAAACGCGAACTAATAAGTTTACTTCACACAATATATGATTCGATTACTAACCCACCGATCGATATTATAACTTCCTTATTAGTTCACAATGTTTTAACTTCCTTAACTACCACAGAAGTTATCGAGAATAGATTGATTCCTAAGGACAGTGACTTAAATTGTTATGAGAGATGGGGAGGTTTACAGTTCGATTCCAGAAAATTTTCCAAGAAAAACCTAACTTTTGACTGGCATGTTCCCACAAGTGCTGAGATTGACTTGGCCATTGAGATATTGGAAGATTTTAGTGATTATGCAATTGAGTACATTCAAAAACTCATTACTGATCCACAGCCAAGTAACAAAAAGACTGAtctgtttaaaaaatgtattttaattttaacacATGTACTGTCTGGCGCAAGTTTATTGTTTGATCCTGATTACAACAAGGAAAAAACCAAATATCAGATAGATGATAAATATAACAGTaagttattgttgttaaaaAACTTAAGAGAAAATGAGCTTGATGGTCATGCTATCGATATTGATATTGAACCAATTAAGCAAGACAAAGACTTGACTCCCTTTGAGGATAACGGTTCTTTAACTGATGTCGAAATAGACGGCTCTAAACTAAACGAAATTCAAATGGCTACCGATAAAGAGATGGATGGTGCGGATGACGTTTTGATGGAATATGAAGGAGGGCAATCTGAGATACCATCTGGTCTTGCTACCCCTATTCCACACGAAGAAGATGGTGCTAATCACAACTCTATTATGTCATCCGAAATAACTTTTCGagaattaaatattttcagatttaattatttttttggaaatactAGAACAGAAAAGTTGGGGGATCTACGTTATCTAAAAGTCCATAAATTACGAGCAGATGTAGGTAATTTTTTCCATAAAATCTATCTTTATTTGTCATCTAATTATGACAACAATACacaaattttccaaatttttttacacGGATTAAAAGTATGGTTTGCAGATGTTGGACAGGAAACGATTTTTAGCGAGGATGCTTCATCCTTTTTAGAATTGGAGTTTTTGGAGAATATCCAGAGCTTAGCCCACGTAAATGAGCCCTATACAAGAACATTTTTTGGTGCTAGAGTCAACGCTTTCCATCAATCCAGAGTCTTGTTAAATTCTACTAACAGAGTGCCATCAAAACtagaaaaacttttattaaaagacaTTATTCATTTATCAATGTCTATTTATCCAGATATTTTCAAGCCTGCTCAAGGTTGTATGGTTCACACTATAAAACAGTTAATCGGATCGTATCAGATtgttattacaaaaattttgtCTAGTTTTGAGGAGGCGTTGCAAAATAAATCCTATAAGAAAATTTCTGTAATTCTACAGGTAttgaatattaaaaaaatcaatagaAAACTATTTACTGATTACAATAATTTATCCAAGATCTTCAAGTTGTTGTGTGAAGCTAGTACCATTTctgatgatgatatttCATCTTTAGCTGATGAGCTATTGAACAATCTGGGTTCATGTTTCAAAATTCCTTCAAGTGTTTGTTTAATGGATCATGATCAACTGGAATGTATTAACCCAGGCGATGATTCTATCTCATTGCAGGTTTCTGTTGTTCGAAAAGCGAAAGATAAGAAAAGGAGGGATTATATTAGCAAATTGATCGAGCTAAATAAAGAGCTAATAGATAAATTGAATAACAGCAGCAATTTAAACTGGAGGATAACtttgaatttaattaaaatcatTACTAGATTGGAAGCAAGTTTAGAACTTCCAATCAATGACTCTTCTTTACTttcaattttcaaaatgtgTGATGGCAAACATCCTGATTTGTTGCATTCCTCATTAAAATCGGTGATTAAGATCATTGACAAGATATCGTTGATGAGTGCGTATCagtataatttaaataatgcATTTGATCCAAAGTTTCGTAAGCAGTTTACTGTTAGCGTTGGTACGAAGAGGGATTTCAGCGCTGTTTTCCAAAAGGAaatgaataattttaaatgcCCTAATTATTTCATTGATAATATCGCATATGTAGGATGGCTTTGTTGGGGCCAGAATATGGATGTTGTGGAAACTAGCAAGCAGATTGAAtggaaattaaataatgagAATGACAAGATTTTAAGAGACTTTGGCTCGCTGTTAACTAAAAAATGGTTGAGAAACGTTTTGaacattttaattaaagataatgaaacaaaaagcTATTTTATTAGTTCAGATGTGGAACTGtttgttataattataCATTTAATCAATGCTGGTTACTGTTGTCCCTCTTTAGTTGACGATGCCTTGACCTATGAGTTTATTTTGGAAACATGCGATtcaatttttgataaaaatgataaagcCAGTATGATTATGTCCATTGAAATCATGTGTGCTTTAATTGCTGCAGACAAGTTTACTACTGAGAAGaatgttattaaaagagaTACATTTATGGATAGGTTTTTGACAAGAATTTTAGACCATGAATTAAATCAAGACTCTATGGAAGTGCTTAATATTGCTGTCTGGTGGATTCCAATGAACGTAGATATCAGAAGATGCCCTGTGTTTTACGAAAAATTTAGTTCTGTTGAGAATTTATTGGATGTTAACTCCGATGCATCAGCAGATCAATCATCTAAGTTAAATTTGTTGCGTCAAATAATTAGTACTTTGGGTTGGAGATCACCAGATTTGGATAAATTAGTGGGTAGTTTAATTTTCAATCATCCATACGATCAAGTACGTCGGTCTATTGCGTTTATGTATAGTACCATATTAAGGGCTAGAATTAATTTATCTATGGATGGTTATCAAGAATTGCTAGATTATGAAAGATCATCTGATCGAgaacaagaacaaaaaaacagcGGATTAGGAAGGCCAACGCTTTGTATGCCAGACTTTTTCGCCAGGATGTTTACCACCACCTTTGAAAGAAttgattttgaatttaataaagtCAAGCATATGTTACCACAAGATGTTTTGAAGACAGATTATTACTACATGTCAAGTACCATGATCGATTTGATTTCTTCCTTATTAGCTTCACCTTCGAAAgtttttttgatttcatatttaaaagaatatattgGTCCATTTTTCAGTAAATTGGATTCTATGAAGGATGTTTGCAAATTAGCCAATATTGATCCAGGTGCGCTATACATGACTTTTGCCTATTTACCAATAAGGAAAGAATATATCGAATCTGTAGTTTCATTAATTGACgataaaagtttatttcAAGGATCACATGGATTAAGACTTCAATTGACATTTTTTGAAAgtattttttccaataatttatttacatTGGGAGAGaatgaaaagaagaagattttaaagtttGTTGTATTAAATCTATATGATTCTAATTCCATTGAAGTCAGACTAAGAGCATCAGATGTTTTATCTGGCATAGTCCACAATATAATGGACAAAGGTATTGTAAACGAATTAACTGAGAAATTCACCAATGACCTTgtaagcaaaaaaaataataaaattaaagattaTTTGAAGGGCAATAAGAGTGATGAGATTAAAATACATGGGTCGATAATTGGTCTAGGTGGTATTATCTCTGCATATCCATATGTTTTCCCCTTGCCCAAGTGGATTCCTGCCAAATTGAGCATATTAAGTTCCTGGGCTAAAGCTAATGGGATATGTGGGAATGCAGCCAAAGATATTATCAgtgaatttaaaaaggtTAGATCAGATACATGGCATTTGGATAGGGAACATTTCACTACAGACGAATTAGAAGATTTGGAAGGTGTTTTGTGGAGAAGTTATTATGCTTag
- the SEC4 gene encoding Rab family GTPase SEC4 (similar to Saccharomyces cerevisiae YFL005W | SEC4 | SECretory): MSAVPSSTNSASFDSILKILLIGDSGVGKSCLLIRFVDDKFNPSFITTIGIDFKIKTIDINGKKIKLQLWDTAGQERFRTITTAYYRGAMGIILVYDVGDERTFTNIRECWYNTVTANASSDCQLMLVANKCDDDVERVVTTEQGETLAKELGMPFIEASAKNNKNVDEIFFRIAKLIQEKIDSDKVVNENSTSTEGVNINSNSTQSSKNNCC, encoded by the coding sequence ATGTCTGCCGTGCCTTCTTCCACTAATAGTGCTTCATTTGACTCCattttaaagatattattgatCGGTGATTCAGGGGTAGGAAAATCATGTTTATTAATTCGTTTTGTGGACGATAAATTCAATCCATCATTTATTACTACAATCGGTATcgatttcaaaataaaaactattGATATCAACGGTAAAAAGATTAAGTTACAATTGTGGGATACTGCTGGTCAAGAACGTTTTAGAACTATTACCACAGCTTACTATCGGGGTGCTATGGGCATCATCTTAGTTTATGATGTTGGTGATGAAAGAACGTTTACTAATATAAGAGAATGCTGGTATAATACAGTTACTGCTAATGCATCTAGTGATTGTCAATTAATGCTAGTCGCCAACAAATGTGACGACGATGTTGAAAGAGTAGTTACTACGGAACAGGGAGAAACCCTGGCCAAAGAATTAGGTATGCCATTTATCGAAGCCAGtgctaaaaataataagaatgtcgatgaaattttttttaggatAGCCAAATTGATTCAAGAAAAGATTGATAGCGATAAAGTTGTTAATGAGAATAGTACTAGTACAGAAGGTGTGaatattaatagtaatagtacgCAATCgtctaaaaataattgttgTTAA
- the VTC2 gene encoding vacuolar transporter chaperone (similar to Saccharomyces cerevisiae YFL004W | VTC2 | Vacuolar Transporter Chaperone (paralog of YPL019C | VTC3)): protein MLFGVKLANDIYPPWRDSYINYDKLKNLLKEQQASKNWTDKDESEFVSVLDEELEKVYTFQTKKYHQVMEKLNKLEDETDDNNDLSKVNMKVFHDILETCLNEAQELDNFSRLNFTGFTKIVKKHDKLHPNYPSVRSLLQVRLKELPFHSEEYSPLLYKISYLYNIFRCNNPSSASNIANSTTSALGSKSLEQSFKLNSVSQSEENVYDSFKFWIHPDNLMEVKTRILRHLPVLVYAAPPNENDDLIDRLESNLINGDIHNFNEDELSYGGSSATSSDADNSKKSLLTNNKNGGVIAASTFAKAGNGKGNGTAKKRESGSRSKANYYDPVITTIYFDNTDLELYNDKLLKTNQAPTLRLRWTGRLANKPDVFLEERVHVEDSVTHNNDFDETRIQIKPKFISGFIRGNREYKDKSVAKLRESGNQQSDLAKLEHDFDSIQSFITTKSLEPVLRAMYIRTAFQIPGDDRIRVTIDSDILYIREDSFDQDRPVRDPRSWHRTDIDSSVANPLKFLRVGEFFKFPFSVMEIKVKRPAAASHTNFTSPALYNSKHSKWISELTNSHLVKEVPKFSKFVQGIASLFGEDDKLDILPFWLPDLESDIKKDPQQAYEEEKKKLKKQKEAERRVSKLQRFSVVSSSGTGNMIADNMASNTADNTEALNVSADIEDHESSEEEDESNSAIGGSSSKNKKKTKKNKKNRLANPKFFQVLTNPKLTGVDSEDDEFELPAGVKKPTQYLKNAGPVKVEAKVWLANERTFNKWLSVTTLLSALTFSIYSSVKRAAFPHLADTLAYIYFGLTIFTGLWSYRTFTHRLNVIRERSGQHLDAPLGPLLVALVVAVTLCVNFVVAFRESYKNRYGDLVDNNAANVFINSVGSELPNTLKPIQEFIYKVVGAASASVTEN, encoded by the coding sequence atgttgTTCGGTGTAAAGTTAGCAAATGATATTTATCCTCCATGGAGAGattcatatataaattacgataaattaaagaatttaTTGAAGGAACAACAAGCCTCTAAAAATTGGACTGATAAAGATGAGTCTGAATTTGTTTCTGTTTTAGATGAAGAGttagaaaaagtttataCTTTTCAAACCAAAAAGTATCATCAAGTGAtggaaaaattgaataaattaGAGGATGAAACTGATGACAATAATGATTTATCTAAAGTTAATATGAAAGTTTTCCATGACATTTTAGAAACTTGCTTAAACGAAGCTCAAGAATTGGATAATTTTTCTAGATTAAACTTTACTGGTTTTACCAAGATCGTTAAAAAACACGATAAATTGCATCCAAATTATCCAAGTGTGAGATCATTGCTACAAGTAAGATTAAAAGAACTACCATTTCACAGTGAAGAATATTCGCCATTGCTATACAAGATTTCATATTTgtacaatatttttagatgCAACAACCCAAGTTCTGCTTCAAATATTGCAAACAGTACCACCTCTGCTCTGGGCTCTAAATCTTTGGAACAATCATTCAAATTAAATAGTGTTTCCCAATCTGAAGAAAATGTTTACGATAGCTTTAAGTTTTGGATCCACCCAGATAACTTGATGGAAGTCAAAACTAGAATTTTGAGACATTTACCAGTTTTAGTTTATGCTGCTCCTCCAAACGAAAACGATGATTTAATTGACAGGTTGGAAAGCAATCTTATCAATGGAGACATCCATAATTTTAATGAAGATGAATTGAGTTATGGTGGTTCTTCTGCAACTTCCTCCGATGCTGATAACTCCAAAAAGAGCTTattaactaataataagaatggTGGTGTTATTGCTGCTTCCACTTTTGCTAAGGCGGGAAATGGCAAAGGCAATGGCACCGCTAAAAAGCGTGAGTCCGGTTCTCGTAGTAAGGCTAATTACTATGACCCGGTTATAACCACCATTTACTTTGATAATACTGACTTGGAATTGTACAATGATAAGTTGTTAAAAACTAACCAAGCACCAACTTTAAGATTAAGATGGACAGGTAGATTGGCAAATAAACCTGACGTATTTTTGGAAGAACGTGTTCATGTTGAGGACAGTGTTACTCACAATAACGATTTTGATGAAACTAGAATTCAAATAAAACCAAAGTTTATCAGTGGCTTTATTCGTGGTAATCGCGAGTATAAGGACAAGTCAGTCGCTAAATTGAGGGAAAGTGGTAATCAACAATCTGATTTGGCTAAATTGGAGCATGACTTTGACTCTATTCAGTcttttattactactaaAAGTTTAGAACCAGTTTTGAGAGCTATGTACATTAGAACAGCTTTCCAAATTCCGGGCGATGATAGAATCAGGGTCACTATTGATTCTGATATCTTATACATCAGAGAGGATTCTTTTGATCAAGACAGGCCGGTTAGAGATCCAAGATCTTGGCACAGAACTGATATTGATTCCTCTGTTGCCAACccattaaaatttttgagAGTTGGTGAGTTTTTCAAGTTTCCGTTCAGTGTCATGGAAATAAAGGTTAAAAGACCTGCAGCAGCTTCTCATACTAACTTTACGTCTCCAGCTTTATACAATTCTAAACACAGCAAATGGATTAGTGAGTTGACCAATTCTCATTTGGTTAAGGAAGTTCCTAAATTTTCCAAGTTTGTTCAAGGTATTGCATCCTTGTTTGGCGAGGATGATAAGTTGGATATCTTGCCATTTTGGCTACCTGATTTGGAAAGCGACATCAAAAAAGATCCTCAACAAGCTTACgaggaagaaaagaaaaaattaaaaaaacaaaaagaagcCGAAAGGAGAGTAAGTAAGTTGCAAAGATTTTCTGTTGTTTCCTCATCTGGTACCGGAAATATGATTGCTGATAATATGGCTTCCAATACCGCTGATAACACTGAGGCCTTGAATGTTAGTGCAGACATTGAAGATCATGAGTCTTCAGAGGAAGAAGACGAGTCCAATAGTGCTATTGGTGGCTCTAgttcaaaaaataagaaaaaaacaaagaaaaataagaaaaacaGACTTGCAAATCCAAAATTTTTCCAGGTTTTGACTAATCCCAAGTTGACTGGTGTTGACtctgaagatgatgaattCGAGTTACCCGCTGGCGTGAAAAAACCTACTCagtatttgaaaaatgcTGGTCCTGTTAAAGTTGAAGCCAAAGTATGGTTAGCCAATGAACGTACTTTTAACAAATGGTTGAGTGTTACTACCTTATTGAGTGCTCTAACTTTTTCTATCTATAGTTCAGTTAAGAGAGCCGCTTTTCCTCATTTGGCTGATACTTTGGcctatatttattttgggTTGACGATCTTTACTGGCCTGTGGTCTTATAGGACATTTACTCATAGATTAAATGTTATAAGAGAAAGAAGTGGTCAGCATTTAGATGCCCCACTGGGTCCTCTATTGGTGGCTCTGGTTGTTGCTGTCACATTGTGTGTTAATTTTGTTGTAGCTTTTAGAGAATCTTATAAGAATAGATATGGGGATTTAGTTGACAATAATGCTGCTAatgtatttattaattctGTTGGTAGTGAATTGCCAAACACTTTGAAACCTATTCAAGAATTTATCTATAAAGTAGTTGGTGCTGCCTCTGCCTCTGTTACAGAAAATTGa